Proteins from a single region of Carettochelys insculpta isolate YL-2023 chromosome 17, ASM3395843v1, whole genome shotgun sequence:
- the MOCS3 gene encoding adenylyltransferase and sulfurtransferase MOCS3 codes for MALSEVARLRAEIERREQELRSLQGQLADVLAREAAEEPGVELPPLQARTSLSRAEILRYSRQLVLPELGVRGQLRLSHCAVLVVGCGGLGCPLAQYLAAAGVGRLGLLDHDVVEMSNLHRQVLHGEAREGLPKALSAVATLQQLNSTVQYVPYHLALSPSTAMELVRQYDVVADCSDNVPTRYLVNDACVLAGKPLISASALRLEGQLVVYNYQGGPCYRCLFPKPPPPETVTSCADGGVLGVVPGIMGCIQALEVLKIASGMGSTFNQFMLMFDALEGRFRNIRLRPKKPDCAICGDNPAVTCLEDYEAFCGSSATDKCRALCLLPSEERISVEEYKKLLDEQVPHILLDVRPQVEVDICYLAHCVHIPLSKLEEKNEECLKILGKRICEEKQRINGKSVFPVYVVCKLGNDSQKAVRVLQELSGRELGSILAKDIRGGLMAWASKIDPSFPQY; via the coding sequence ATGGCTCTGAGCGAGGTGGCCAGGCTGCGGGCCGAGATAGAGAGGCGGGAGCAGGAGCTGCGcagcctgcaggggcagctggccgATGTCCTGGCGAGGGAGGCCGCTGAGGAGCCGGGCGTGGAGCTGCCCCCTTTGCAGGCTAGGACCTCCCTCAGCCGGGCGGAGATCCTGCGCTACAGTCGGCAGCTGGTGCTTCCCGAGCTGGGGGTGCGAGGGCAGCTGCGCCTGTCCCACTGCGCCGTGTTGGTGGTGGGCTGCGGTGGTTTGGGTTGCCCCTTGGCTCAGTATTTGGCCGCCGCCGGCGTCGGTCGCTTGGGGCTGCTGGACCACGACGTGGTGGAGATGAGTAACCTGCACCGACAGGTCCTGCATGGGGAGGCCAGGGAAGGGTTGCCCAAGGCCCTGTCTGCAGTTGCCACACTGCAGCAGCTGAACTCCACGGTGCAGTATGTGCCCTACCACCTGGCCCTGAGTCCCAGCACTGCCATGGAGCTGGTTCGGCAGTATGATGTGGTGGCTGACTGCTCAGACAACGTCCCCACCAGGTACCTGGTCAATGATGCCTGCGTTCTCGCTGGGAAGCCGCTCATATCAGCCAGCGCTCtgcggctggaggggcagctggttGTGTACAACTACCAAGGGGGACCCTGCTATCGCTGTCTTTTCCCAAAGCCTCCTCCACCAGAGACGGTGACCAGCTGTGCAGATGGGGGAGTCTTGGGTGTTGTGCCAGGCATCATGGGGTGCATCCAGGCCTTGGAGGTGCTGAAGATTGCTTCAGGGATGGGTTCTACCTTCAACCAGTTCATGCTGATGTTCGATGCCCTTGAAGGCAGATTTCGCAACATCAGGTTAAGACCCAAGAAACCAGACTGTGCCATTTGTGGTGACAATCCAGCTGTGACCTGCCTGGAGGATTATGAAGCATTCTGCGGTTCATCTGCAACAGACAAGTGTAGAGCCTTATGCCTACTGCCAAGTGAAGAAAGGATATCTGTAGAGGAGTACAAAAAACTATTGGATGAGCAAGTCCCTCATATACTGCTAGATGTTCGTCCACAGGTAGAAGTGGACATCTGTTACCTTGCACACTGTGTCCATATTCCTTTAAGTAAactagaggaaaaaaatgaagaatgTCTGAAAATTTTAGGAAAGAGAATATGTGAAGAAAAGCAAAGAATTAATGGCAAATCAGTTTTCCCAGTATATGTTGTTTGCAAACTAGGAAATGACTCTCAGAAAGCTGTGCGAGTTTTACAGGAGTTGTCTGGCAGAGAACTTGGCTCTATATTGGCTAAGGATATTCGAGGGGGGCTTATGGCTTGGGCTAGCAAAATCGATCCATCATTTCCCCAGTACTAA
- the DPM1 gene encoding dolichol-phosphate mannosyltransferase subunit 1, whose product MAADCRSRTEEKYSVLLPTYNERENLPLIVWLLVRSFQESGSNFEIVVIDDGSPDGTQEVAEQLEKIYGSDKILLRPRAKKLGLGTAYIHGMQHATGNFIVIMDADLSHHPKFIPEFIRKQKGGNFDIVSGTRYKGNGGVYGWDLKRKIISRGANFITQVLLRPGASDLTGSFRLYRKEVLQKLMEKCVSKGYVFQMEMIVRARQLGYTVGEVPISFVDRVYGESKLGGNEIVSFLKGLLTLFATT is encoded by the exons ATGGCCGCGGATTGCCGGAGCCGGACGGAGGAGAAGTACTCTGTGCTGCTGCCCACGTACAACGAGCGCGAGAACCTGCCGCTCATCGTCTGGCTGCTGGTGCGGAGCTTCCAGGAGAG TGGAAGCAATTTTGAAATTGTAGTCATAGATGATGGAAGCCCAGATGGGACACAAGAAGTTGCTGAACAGTTGGAAAAGATATATGGTTCAGATAAAATT CTTCTACGACCCAGAGCAAAAAAGTTGGGCTTGG GCACTGCTTATATTCATGGAATGCAGCATGCCACAGGGAATTTCATTGTTATTATGGATGCGGACCTCTCCCACCAT CCTAAGTTTATTCCAGAGTTCATCAG aaagcaaaaaggaggtAACTTTGACATTGTGTCTGGAACTCGGTATAAAGGAAATGGAGGTGTGTACGGCTgggatttgaaaagaaaaataatcag TCGTGGTGCCAACTTTATAACTCAGGTGTTGTTGAGACCAGGTGCATCAGACTTAACAGGAAGTTTCAG GTTATACAGAAAGGAGGTCTTGCAGAAACTAATGGAAAAATGTGTTTCTAAAGGATACGTCTTCCAGATGGAGATGATTGTTCGAGCTAGACAATTAGGATACACTGTTGGAGAG GTTCCTATATCATTTGTGGACCGTGTCTATGGAGAATCTAAACTGGGAGGCAATGAAATAGTGTCTTTCTTAAAAGGACTGT